One window of the Saccopteryx bilineata isolate mSacBil1 chromosome 2, mSacBil1_pri_phased_curated, whole genome shotgun sequence genome contains the following:
- the LOC136326662 gene encoding collagen alpha-2(I) chain, giving the protein MSWATGRGAVPRLRRGERAAEVPGRCVGPSRSGRGVRRPRGKRWVAGTCRGREVRRRARSLVWWTRYVSAERLQGCQQPRRRRQAAATAGAAGANEAWRIAGTTGSIEVARDPRVVWVNGSVGEPQVVGPIGSVWVTGTGGEEQPVYRSPRGYERKGRPGSMGHESILELWLKVQAMRAASGCGEGSRVELHTVPAGEGLVERGVPGRASWVETSHGGLTGPWVEGQVRAVPQALGISTITGLGAGCERCSGSCGLGQAVRVPGTVETSSEVAPHLLGGLQAMGMPGTVEAIDYDVGPGPWGKGLTMGWLETLELPGGMSGLWERGQSVQPGAVVQGVVCGDTPGLWGREQALGVPRAVEEETASVGAPGLWQRRCALEEMGPRGVPDLQGTRQPVGVPCVIEKETRCGGDPGFRERGQAVWVETGSAGDTGSWEAAQTGEVSGPEEQEAGARGALGRWSVGQAMGVPRALGKEISCGRVPGLWGTDQPVAVSQAEVVPGAIGEQARYIGVPGFVGEETCCENVPSLWERRQAVGKQEALVPTALVVPRSVDQETGYRSVLCLCRRRQARDLSETVGMSQASGMPKHRCAPAEAPSATGVSGSGRVPLAVCVSGLVYPEMSSRDVLNLSERIHTTRIPMASEVPELSEGLVSVRENAGSSAFPGLWGRRQVFAVPLTDRVTVAPEEPGLVGEETGSGGVPRCWARRQSARVPVAAAVPTTPKVPFPLGVETGPGRVSLLPGRRQTAGVPVTAGVATAGGVPVTPRAPRPVLEELGSESVSGLWEERETVRRPTDAKGPTRMAMPTTVRMSGPIGEKMGSGSTSGLSGGRQTAGLSMAVGLCPGPTVPGPAGEETLSGGLLGLAGRRQTAEMPVAARVPVAVGLPIAAGVSRPMVGDTSSGDVSSVWGRRPATERPATARAPGPVDSGTGSEGISGLWRRRPSGTVPEAVRVPLSLGVLAAVGVPRVASAPAAGRVTGSTGEANAAVSGRTVGRSLSVERPGVSGEEIEGGSILGLAGRSQAPGVSYTHGHGTRLWGCLGSVGEETDYENVPGVSGTRTIVEENEAMEVSAVSREERGIGCFRDHPQQGRGRQTGGVCGIRVRGDDLGENCVREDRLREAFQ; this is encoded by the coding sequence ATGAGCTGGGCGACCGGCCGTGGGGCCGTGCCCAGGCTGCGCAGGGGCGAGCGAGCCGCAGAGGTGCCGGGCCGCTGTGTGGGGCCCAGCAGGTCCGGGCGCGGAGTTCGGCGGCCCAGGGGGAAGAGATGGGTTGCAGGGACGTGTCGAGGCCGGGAAGTGAGGCGCCGGGCGAGGTCTTTAGTGTGGTGGACGCGCTATGTGAGTGCAGAAAGGCTGCAGGGCTGTCAGCAGCCTAGGCGGAGAAGACAAGCAGCGGCGACAGCCGGGGCTGCAGGGGCGAACGAGGCTTGGAGGATAGCTGGCACTACAGGCTCGATTGAGGTTGCAAGGGACCCTAGAGTTGTGTGGGTGAATGGGTCTGTGGGGGAACCCCAAGTGGTGGGGCCTATCGGGTCTGTGTGGGTGACTGGCactgggggggaggagcagccaGTTTACAGGAGTCCCCGGGGCTATGAGAGAAAAGGTCGTCCGGGATCTATGGGGCATGAGAGCATTCTGGAGCTGTGGCTGAAGGTGCAGGCTATGAGGGCGGCTTCAGGATGTGGGGAAGGAAGCAGAGTTGAGCTCCATACTGTACCTGCAGGAGAGGGGCTAGTTGAAAGGGGTGTACCTGGCCGAGCTTCATGGGTCGAGACCAGCCATGGTGGTCTCACAGGACCCTGGGTGGAAGGGCAGGTAAGGGCAGTCCCCCAGGCCTTAGGAATATCTACAATTACTGGCCTGGGGGCAGGTTGTGAGAGGTGCTCAGGCTCCTGTGGGCTGGGACAGGCTGTAAGGGTGCCTGGGACTGTGGAAACCAGTTCTGAGGTTGCCCCACACCTATTGGGGGGATTACAAGCTATGGGGATGCCTGGGACTGTGGAGGCAATAGACTATGATGTCGGCCCAGGCCCTTGGGGAAAAGGACTGACCATGGGGTGgctggaaactttggagttaccCGGGGGTATGTCAGGTCTGTGGGAGAGAGGGCAGTCAGTACAGCCTGGGGCTGTAGTACAAGGGGTAGTTTGTGGAGATACACCAGGCTTATGGGGAAGGGAGCAGGCTTTGGGGGTACCCAGAGCTGTAGAGGAGGAAACTGCCTCTGTGGGTGCTCCAGGCTTATGGCAGAGGAGATGTGCTCTGGAGGAGATGGGCCCTAGGGGTGTCCCTGACCTGCAAGGCACCAGACAGCCTGTAGGGGTACCTTGTGTTATCGAAAAGGAAACTAGATGTGGTGGTGACCCAGGATTCAGGGAAAGGGGACAAGCTGTGTGGGTAGAGACAGGCTCTGCAGGTGACACAGGGTCATGGGAAGCTGCCCAGACTGGTGAAGTATCTGGTCctgaggagcaggaggcaggTGCCAGGGGTGCTCTAGGCCGTTGGAGTGTAGGACAGGCTATGGGAGTCCCTAGGGCTTTGGGGAAGGAGATAAGCTGTGGGAGAGTCCCTGGTCTGTGGGGAACAGACCAACCTGtggctgtgtcccaggccgaGGTGGTACCAGGAGCCATAGGAGAGCAGGCACGTTATATTGGTGTCCCAGGGTTTGTTGGGGAGGAGACATGCTGTGAGAATGTCCCAAGTCTGTGGGAAAggaggcaggctgtgggcaagcaAGAGGCTCTGGTGCCTACAGCTTTAGTGGTACCCAGGTCTGTGGATCAAGAGACTGGGTATAGGAGTGTTTTATGCCTCTGCAGAAGGAGACAGGCTAGGGACTTGTCTGAAACAGTAGGGATGTCGCAGGCATCAGGCATGCCCAAGCACAGGTGTGCCCCAGCAGAGGCACCCTCAGCTACAGGTGTTTCTGGGTCTGGAAGGGTGCCTCTCGCTGTCTGCGTGTCTGGCCTTGTGTATCCAGAAATGAGTTCTCGAGATGTCTTGAACCTGTCGGAGAGAATTCACACTACTAGAATACCCATGGCTTCAGAGGTACCTGAGCTTTCTGAGGGACTGGTATCTGTGAGAGAGAATGCTGGTTCTTCAGCCTTCCCAGGATTATGGGGAAGGAGACAGGTTTTCGCGGTTCCCCTGACTGACAGGGTTACTGTAGCTCCTGAGGAACCTGGGCTTGTTGGGGAGGAGACTGGCTCTGGGGGTGTCCCAAGATGTTGGGCAAGGAGACAGAGTGCCAGGGTTCCCGTGGCTGCTGCGGTGCCCACCACTCCTAAGGTGCCTTTTCCTCTGGGGGTGGAGACTGGCCCAGGGAGGGTCTCCCTCTTGCCAGGAAGGAGACAGACTGCAGGAGTACCTGTGACTGCAGGGGTGGCTACAGCTGGTGGGGTGCCTGTGACACCCAGGGCACCCAGGCCTGTGCTGGAGGAGTTGGGTTCTGAAAGTGTCTCAGGcttgtgggaagagagagagacagtgcgAAGGCCTACAGATGCCAAGGGTCCCACAAGGATGGCGATGCCCACCACTGTCAGGATGTCTGGGCCCATAGGGGAAAAGATGGGCTCAGGGAGCACCTCAGGCTTATCAGGAGGGAGACAGACTGCAGGGTTATCCATGGCTGTGGGGCTCTGCCCAGGCCCCACGGTGCCTGGGCCTGCAGGGGAGGAGACGCTCTCTGGGGGTCTCTTGGGCTTAGCAGGTAGAAGACAGACTGCTGAGATGCCTGTGGCTGCTAGAGTTCCCGTAGCTGTGGGACTGCCCATAGCCGCTGGGGTTTCTAGGCCGATGGTAGGGGATACTAGCTCTGGGGATGTCTCAAGTGTATGGGGAAGGAGGCCTGCAACGGAGAGGCCCGCCACTGCCAGGGCCCCAGGACCTGTGGACAGTGGGACTGGCTCTGAAGGTATCTCAGGCCTGTGGAGAAGGAGACCCAGTGGAACAGTCCCTGAGGCTGTGAGGGTACCTCTGTCTTTGGGAGTGCTTGCTGCTGTAGGAGTTCCTAGGGTGGCGAGCGCCCCTGCTGCGGGTCGGGTGACCGGGTCTACAGGAGAAGCGAATGCTGCTGTCTCAGGCCGCACAGTGGGGAGGAGCCTGTCTGTAGAGCGACCTGGGGTTTCAGGGGAGGAGATAGAAGGTGGAAGTATCCTTGGGTTGGCAGGGAGGAGCCAGGCACCGGGGGTGTCTTACACCCATGGGCATGGGACCAGGTTGTGGGGCTGCCTGGGGTCTGTGGGGGAAGAAACAGACTATGAAAATGTTCCAGGAGTGTCAGGGACAAGAACGATTGTGGAGGAGAATGAAGCTATGGAAGTGTCGGCAGTTTCAAGAGAGGAAAGAGGCATTGGCTGTTTCAGAGATCACCCACAGCAGGGAAGGGGGAGACAGACCGGAGGAGTGTGTGGCATCAGAGTGAGGGGGGACGATTTGGGAGAAAATTGTGTGCGGGAGGACAGGTTGAGAGAGGCATTTCAGTAG
- the TXNDC17 gene encoding thioredoxin domain-containing protein 17 isoform X2, which yields MTLRGLRSTPSLAGLLRQHSALRPPGNRPAPPTWGSASRRSKESSCRAQCAFPMAYYEEVSVCGFEDFSRAVEQHKGKTIFAYFTGSKDAEGKSWCPDCVQAEPVVREGLKHICEGSVFIYCQVGEKPYWKDPNNDFRKNLKITAVPTLLKYGTPQKLVESECLQANLVEMLFSED from the exons ATGACCCTCAGAGGCCTCCGTAGCACCCCAAGCCTTGCGGGTTTACTCAGACAGCACAGTGCTCTTCGCCCACCCGGAAACAGGCCCGCCCCGCCCACGTGGGGCTCTGCCTCTAGGCGGTCCAAAGAGTCTTCCTGCAGAGCGCAGTGCGCTTTCCCCATGGCCTATTACGAGGAGGTGAGTGTGTGCGGGTTCGAGGACTTCAGCCGGGCTGTGGAGCAGCACAAAGGCAAGACCATTTTCGCCTACTTTACCGGTTCTAAGGACGCCGAAGGGAAAAGCTGGTGCCCCGACTGCGTGCAGG ctgaaccAGTCGTACGAGAGGGGCTGAAGCATATTTGCGAGGGAAGTGTGTTCATCTACTGCCAAGTAGGAGAAAAACCTTA TTGGAAGGATCCAAATAATGACTTcagaaaaaacttgaaaataactgCAGTGCCTACACTACTTAAATATGGAACA CCTCAGAAACTAGTAGAATCCGAATGTCTTCAGGCCAACCTCGTGGAGATGTTGTTCTCTGAAGATTAA
- the TXNDC17 gene encoding thioredoxin domain-containing protein 17 isoform X1 — MTLRGLRSTPSLAGLLRQHSALRPPGNRPAPPTWGSASRRSKESSCRAQCAFPMAYYEEVSVCGFEDFSRAVEQHKGKTIFAYFTGSKDAEGKSWCPDCVQAEPVVREGLKHICEGSVFIYCQVGEKPYWKDPNNDFRKNLKITAVPTLLKYGTVSDVWFFHKGSLAQQVVIQPTAMSPHL; from the exons ATGACCCTCAGAGGCCTCCGTAGCACCCCAAGCCTTGCGGGTTTACTCAGACAGCACAGTGCTCTTCGCCCACCCGGAAACAGGCCCGCCCCGCCCACGTGGGGCTCTGCCTCTAGGCGGTCCAAAGAGTCTTCCTGCAGAGCGCAGTGCGCTTTCCCCATGGCCTATTACGAGGAGGTGAGTGTGTGCGGGTTCGAGGACTTCAGCCGGGCTGTGGAGCAGCACAAAGGCAAGACCATTTTCGCCTACTTTACCGGTTCTAAGGACGCCGAAGGGAAAAGCTGGTGCCCCGACTGCGTGCAGG ctgaaccAGTCGTACGAGAGGGGCTGAAGCATATTTGCGAGGGAAGTGTGTTCATCTACTGCCAAGTAGGAGAAAAACCTTA TTGGAAGGATCCAAATAATGACTTcagaaaaaacttgaaaataactgCAGTGCCTACACTACTTAAATATGGAACA GTCAGCGATGTGTGGTTCTTCCATAAAGGCTCTCTTGCACAGCAAGTAGTGATACAG CCTACGGCTATGTCCCCGCATTTATAG
- the MED31 gene encoding mediator of RNA polymerase II transcription subunit 31, protein MAAAVAMETDDAGNRLRFQLELEFVQCLANPNYLNFLAQRGYFKDKTFVNYLKYLLYWKEPEYAKYLKYPQCLHMLELLQYEHFRKELVNAQCAKFIDEQQILHWQHYSRKRMRLQQALAEQQQQNNTAGK, encoded by the exons ATGGCCGCTGCTGTCGCTATGGAGACAG ATGATGCTGGAAATCGACTTCGGTTTCAGTTGGAGTTGGAATTTGTGCAGTGTTTAGCTAACCCAAATTACCTTAATT TTCTTGCCCAAAGAGGTTACTTCAAAGACAAAACTTTTGTTAATTACCTTAAGTACTTGCTTTACTGGAAAGAACCAGAATATGCGAAGTATCTaaa GTACCCTCAGTGTTTACACATGTTAGAACTACTCCAATACGAACACTTCCGCAAGGAGCTGGTGAATGCTCAGTGTGCAAAATTTATTGATGAGCAACAAATTCTGCACTGGCAGCACTATTCCCGGAAGCGGATGCGCCTTCAGCAAGCCCTGGCAGAGCAGCAACAGCAGAATAACACAGCAGGAAAATGA
- the C2H17orf100 gene encoding uncharacterized protein C17orf100 homolog, protein MASSLRGKPVSPQVETTRSKETSTLRVETSSHRVETSSRVVRTSSRQVETSQRSSEGSSQSPSGKWLPRVLEVSSQHVETSSQRTETSSRHVRASSLRVETSLHHVESPPRRDKPAKGQNVKMAR, encoded by the coding sequence ATGGCCTCATCCCTTCGGGGAAAGCCTGTTTCGCCCCAGGTAGAGACCACCCGCAGCAAGGAGACGTCAACCCTTCGCGTAGAGACCTCGTCCCACAGAGTGGAGACCTCCTCGCGGGTGGTGCGCACATCTTCCCGGCAGGTGGAAACCTCCCAGCGCAGCAGTGAGGGGTCCTCCCAATCTCCCTCTGGGAAGTGGCTCCCTCGTGTCCTCGAGGTGTCTTCCCAGCACGTGGAAACCTCCTCGCAGCGCACAGAAACGTCCTCGCGCCACGTCAGGGCGTCGTCCCTTCGGGTGGAGACATCTCTGCACCACGTGGAGAGCCCTCCCAGGAGGGACAAGCCagcaaaaggtcagaatgtaaaaaTGGCCAGATGA